From Carassius auratus strain Wakin unplaced genomic scaffold, ASM336829v1 scaf_tig00033084, whole genome shotgun sequence, a single genomic window includes:
- the LOC113081082 gene encoding endonuclease domain-containing 1 protein-like, with protein sequence MALWKIFIFRLLLLTGLRLAGGTVSDSFKECSQFFYMHTAPTGVRGGNLKRICQRYGDKLRYATLYDSSRRLALYSAYTFKKSDGQRRMDTPWMYEPQLVSADESGNMRELPSSGETDQLLEESQAVLADYVDAVEYERGPLNPDQHQADNQDKAATYTLTNVVPQITDLLEGPWSVYIDMVRRRLNNFCRGAAYVVTGVTVSGVTIRRGREDRIAVPKHLWSAYCCPRFDRNSPYDVRYMFPTYAAYALNDIVGHSVTEVPLKALEAFLKSQTDMDKSVSIFFKDCLTENTHAIRE encoded by the exons ATGGCTCTTTGGAAGATTTTTATCTTCAGGCTTCTTCTATTAACAGGTTTGCGACTGGCAGGTGGCACAGTCTCTGACAGCTTTAAAGAATGCAGTCAGTTCTTCTACATGCACACAGCACCCACAGGTGTCCGAGGGGGCAATCTGAAGAGGATCTGCCAACGATACGGAGATAAACTACGTTACGCCACACTGTATGACAGCAGTCGCCGTTTGGCGCTTTATTCAGCTTACACCTTCAAGAAGTCAGATGGACAGCGGAGGATGGACACACCCTGGATGTATGAACCACAG ctggTTTCTGCTGATGAAAGCGGAAACATGAGAGAGTTGCCCTCTAGTGGTGAAACCGACCAACTGCTTGAGGAGAGCCAGGCTGTGTTAGCAGACTATGTTGATGCGGTGGAGTACGAGCGTGGCCCACTCAACCCTGACCAGCACCAGGCGGATAACCAAGACAAAGCAGCTACCTATACTCTCACAAATGTAGTACCTCAGATCACAGACTTACTGGAGGGTCCATGGTCCGTTTATATCGATATGGTACGCCGCCGCCTGAATAACTTCTGCCGTGGTGCTGCCTATGTGGTGACTGGGGTGACTGTATCAGGGGTGACCATCCGAAGAGGAAGAGAGGACCGCATAGCCGTCCCAAAGCACTTGTGGTCCGCTTATTGCTGTCCACGGTTTGATCGGAACTCACCCTATGATGTACGATACATGTTTCCCACTTATGCAGCATATGCTTTGAATGATATAGTGGGACACAGTGTTACTGAAGTGCCTTTGAAAGCTTTAGAGGCCTTTCTGAAAAGTCAGACTGACATGGACAAAAGCGTGAGCATCTTTTTTAAAGACTGTCTCACAGAAAATACACATGCCATTAGGGAGTGA
- the LOC113081071 gene encoding endonuclease domain-containing 1 protein-like — MKLTVYCWSLMCLILRSQAGVVDDFSQVDRCKDFLYMGTPPRGYLSTSLKKICQRYVDKPRFVTLYDPQKHIPIYSAYTFKKSDGEKRVDIPWMFEPQLATDKGSSNMEPFPQSSLMHKNFEDTQAVLEDYVDVVQYERGQMSPDEHQADPLDKAATYTLTNVVPLIREFNFGPWSTQVEVTRKRLNNYCHGKAYVITGVTTSGNMIRRDNLDRVAIPEFMWTAYCCSDYDHNAPYSERYKFPAFGAYGLNDRVNNHMVEVPIKNLEKFLKGKMEVDKNFQIFYSDCVSDA; from the exons ATGAAGCTCACAGTCTATTGCTGGTCACTGATGTGTTTGATATTAAGATCACAAGCTGGAGTTGTGGACGACTTCTCCCAAGTAGATCGCTGTAAGGATTTCCTTTACATGGGCACTCCACCACGAGGTTACCTCAGTACTTCCCTAAAGAAGATCTGCCAGCGCTATGTGGACAAGCCTCGCTTTGTTACCCTCTACGACCCCCAAAAACACATCCCCATATATTCAGCATACACCTTCAAGAAATCAGATGGGGAGAAACGGGTCGACATTCCCTGGATGTTTGAGCCGCAG CTGGCAACTGATAAAGGAAGCAGTAACATGGAACCCTTTCCTCAGTCTTCCTTAATGCACAAAAACTTTGAAGACACGCAGGCTGTATTAGAAGACTACGTTGATGTAGTGCAATATGAACGTGGCCAAATGAGCCCCGATGAGCATCAGGCAGACCCGCTGGACAAAGCTGCCACCTACACACTGACCAATGTAGTTCCCTTGATAAGGGAGTTCAATTTTGGTCCCTGGAGCACACAGGTGGAGGTTACCCGCAAACGGCTCAACAATTATTGTCATGGAAAGGCTTATGTGATCACTGGGGTGACAACATCAGGTAATATGATCCGACGTGATAACCTAGATCGTGTGGCCATCCCAGAGTTCATGTGGACAGCCTACTGCTGCTCAGATTACGATCACAATGCTCCCTACTCAGAGCGGTATAAGTTTCCAGCGTTCGGCGCCTACGGTCTTAATGATCGCGTGAACAACCACATGGTGGAGGTTCCTATCAAAAATCTGGAGAAGTTCCTCAAGGGCAAAATGGAGGTGGACAAGAACTTCCAGATCTTTTACAGTGACTGTGTGTCAGATGCGTAA